In the Longimicrobiales bacterium genome, CGCTGGCCCGTCTTCAACGTTGCGGATGTCGCGGTCACGACGGGCGCGATCATTCTCGCGCTCTCTCTCTGGAAGGAAGAGCAGCGGGTTGAACAGCGCTGAGCCACCGCGCGAGCGCCTCGTCGTTTCCGATGCGGACAACGACCGCCTCGACTCCTGGCTCGCCCGCCATCATCCGGATCTCTCCCGATCCCGCGCGGCCCAGCTGCTCGCGGACGGACGTATCCTCGTCAACGGGGCCGCCCCGCGCAAAAGCCTGCGGCTCAGTGACGGCGATATCATCGAGATCGACATGCCGGACCCCGTGGCAGCGACGATCGGGCCGGAACCGATCCCTCTGACCATCGTGTACGAGGACTCCGATATCCTCGTGATCGACAAGCCGCCCGGCCTCGTGGTGCATCCGGCACCCGGGCACAGCTCCGGCACTCTCGTCAACGCGCTCCTGCATCACGTGAGCGATCTCTCCGGTATCGGCGGCGTGCGCCGGCCGGGGATCGTGCATCGACTCGACCGCGACACCTCAGGCCTGATGATCGTCGCGAAGAACGACGCCGCTCACCGCACGCTGTCGGACGCGCTCCGGCGGCGCGACGTACGACGTATCTACCTCGCCGCTGCATGGGGTCACCTGTCCCAGGACAGTCTGGAGATCGACGCGCCCATCGGCCGGGCGCGCAACGACCGCAAGCGCATGGCCGTCATGCCGGAGGGCCGCTCGGCCCGCACCCGCATCCGCCGGGTCGCCCGGTGGCGGGCGGCCGATCTGGTGCAGGCCGAGCTGGACACGGGGCGCACGCACCAGATCCGCGTCCATCTGGCGCACATTGGCCATCCCGTCGTCGGAGACGCCACGTATGGCCAGGGCGCCGAGCGCGGGGTGAGCGGGCCGGACCGGCGCTGGGCCGCGGAACTGGCGAAACGGGTGCCACGCCAGTTTCTGCACGCAGCCCGCCTGCGTTTCCTCCATCCGCGGACCGGCGCGGAGATGCGCTTCGATGCCGGACTGCCGCCGGATCTGGCGGCTGCGGCCGAGTGGGCGGAAGCCACGACACTCGGCGGTTGACCCCGGCAGAGGGCGGGCAGTATCTTCAGGCACCCGACCGAGTTGTGCTAACATCGCGCATGCCGCGAGCTGTCGCGTCCCAGCGGGAATAGTGTCGAATAACGCCGTCGTCGCCGAAGCCGGAACGCACGTGCCCGCCGCGCTCCCGTGGGTCGTATTTTCGTGTGACGGGAAGCGATTCGGCGTGCCGCTCGACCATGTATGCGAGATCATCGCGCCGCGAACGTTCACGCGGCTGCCCGGCGCGGGTCCCGAGGTGTGCGGCCTGGCGGGTGTGCGTGGGCGGGTGGTGACGGTGTTCGACATGGGCGCCGTGCTGGGCCTGCGCAGAGCCGCAACTCTCCCCGACCACCGCTTGCTGCTGATGGACCTGGGCACGCGCCGCAT is a window encoding:
- a CDS encoding RluA family pseudouridine synthase, which gives rise to MNSAEPPRERLVVSDADNDRLDSWLARHHPDLSRSRAAQLLADGRILVNGAAPRKSLRLSDGDIIEIDMPDPVAATIGPEPIPLTIVYEDSDILVIDKPPGLVVHPAPGHSSGTLVNALLHHVSDLSGIGGVRRPGIVHRLDRDTSGLMIVAKNDAAHRTLSDALRRRDVRRIYLAAAWGHLSQDSLEIDAPIGRARNDRKRMAVMPEGRSARTRIRRVARWRAADLVQAELDTGRTHQIRVHLAHIGHPVVGDATYGQGAERGVSGPDRRWAAELAKRVPRQFLHAARLRFLHPRTGAEMRFDAGLPPDLAAAAEWAEATTLGG
- a CDS encoding chemotaxis protein CheW; this translates as MSNNAVVAEAGTHVPAALPWVVFSCDGKRFGVPLDHVCEIIAPRTFTRLPGAGPEVCGLAGVRGRVVTVFDMGAVLGLRRAATLPDHRLLLMDLGTRRIGAAVEDVVDIAPAQVERENGAAGIVGRGQMQDGDFTALDPQVLLGRLLPG